The region GAAAAAGTCCAGCATGCAGGTGTAGCGGTAGATGGCGGTGCCGTTGTGTTCCTGCCACAGCTTGCGGACCAGCGGGTTGAGTGCGCGTTTGCCCGATTTCTGCAGGCGCCGGCCGATGCGCTCCATCTGGTCGCCGGTCAGGTCGTCCCGTTTGAGGAAATCCAGAAGACGCATGATGCGCCGCCGTTCCCGCAGGGATCTGTCAATTTTCAAAGCTCTGGTCATAATGATCTTTTTTACCACGGAGGACACGGAGGGACAATCTGGGGAAAGCAAAAAAAGAAGAAAGGTTCTTATTTTTTTGTTAACGCTCTTTGCACTCCTCCGTGTACCTCTGTGTCCTCAATGGTGAATGCTTTTCAGCTTTTCAGCCGTTACTCGGTTTCTTCGCCGCTTTCGTCCGTCCCGTCGTCGAGGTCGTCCTCTTCCTTCTCGGCCAGCTTGGCCACGGCCACCACCTTCTCCTTCTCCTCGGTGGTGATCAGGCGTACCCCCTGGGTATTGCGGCCGATCACCGAGAAGCCGGAGACCGGCACCCGCAGGATCTTGCCGTTGTCGGTGATCACCATGAGGTCGTTGTCGTCGGCCACCTGCATGACGTTGACCACGCTGCCGTTGCGCTCGGTGGTCTTGATGGTGATGATCCCCTTGCCGCCGCGGCTCTGATCGCGGTATTCGTCCAGATCGGTGCGCTTGCCGTAGCCGTTCTCGCAGACCGTGAAGATGGTGGAGCCGACGGCGGTGTTGTCAACGATCTCCATGCCGATCACCTGGTCGTCGTCGGACAGGTTCATGCCGCGCACGCCGCGGGTGACGCGTCCCATGGAACGGGCGTCCCCTTCGTTGAAGCGGATGGCCTTGCCGTTCTTGGAGGCCAGGAAGACGTCCTTTGTACCGTCGGTCAGGGCCACGGAGATCAGGCGGTCGCCGTCGTCCAGCTTGACGGCGATGATGCCGCCGCTGCGCACGTTGGAGTATTCCACCAGCGGCGTCTTCTTGACCACGCCGTTACGGGTGGCCATGAACAGGAAGGTGTCCTCGCTGAACTCCTTGACCGGCAGGATGGTGGTGATCTTTTCGTCCATGGCCACGTTGACCAGGTTGACCACCGCCTTGCCCTTGGTGGTGCGGCTTCCTTCGGGGATCTCGTAGACCTTGAGCCAGTACATGCGGCCGGCGTCGGTAAAGCAGAGCAGGTAGTCCTTGGTGGAGGCGATGAAGAGCTGTTCGACGAAATCCTCTTCCTTGGTCTTCATGCCGGTCTTGCCCTTGCCGCCGCGCCGCTGGGAACGGTATAGATCCACGGCGCTGCGTTTGATGTAGCCGGTGTGGGAGATGGTCACCACCATATCCTCGTCCTCGATGGTGTCTTCGAGCGTGATGTCGGCGGTCTTGTCCACGATCTCGGAGCGGCGCTTGTCGCCGAACTTGTCGCGGACCTCGGTCAGTTCGGCCACGATGATCTTGAGGATCTCGGCGTCGGAAGCCAGGATCTCCCGCAGCCGGGCGATGAAGGCCAGCACATCCTCATATTCGGCGACGATCTTGTCCCGCTCCAGGCCGGTCAGGCGTTGCAGGCGCATCTCCAGGATGGCCTGGGCCTGGATCTCGGTCAATTGCACCGCAGTTTCGTAGCCGGCAGGGCGGGGCAGGTCGAGGCGCTTCAGGTATTCCGGGTCGGCGAACCGCCCTTCCATCAGCCCCTGCTTGGCCTCGGGGGGGTCTTGGACTCGCGGATCAGCTCGATGACCGCATCCAGCCAGTCCAGGGCGATCTTGAGACCTTCCAGGATATGGGCCCGGGCCAGAGCCTTCTTCAGTTCGAAGTTGGTGCGGCGGGTGACCACCTCGCGGCGGTGATCGACGAAGCAGTCCATCATCTCCCGCAGGGTCAGCACCCGAGGGCGGTTGTGGACGATGGCGATCATGATGATGCCGAAGGAGGTCTGCAACTGGGTATGCTTGTAGAGCTGGTTGAGCAGCACCTCGGCGTTCTCGTCGCGCTTGACCTCGATGACGATCCGCATCCCCTCCCGGTCCGACTCGTCGCGGAGGTCGGTGATCCCCTCGATCTTCTTCTCCTTGACCAGGTCAGCGATGCTGGAAACCAGCTTGGACTTGTTGACCTGGTAGGGGATCTCGGTGATGATGATGGATTGGCGCTCCGATTTTTTCTGGACCTCCACGTGGGCCTTGGCGCGGATCTGGATGATGCCGCGGCCGGTGGTATAGGCGTCCCTGATCCCCTGGCGGCCGTAGATGGTGGCGCCGGTGGGGAAGTCGGGGCCGGGCACCAGTTCCAGCAATTCCTCGAAGCCGATCTCGGGGTTATGAATCACGGCGATGATGCCGTCGATGACCTCCACCAGGTTGTGCGGCGGTATATTGGTGGCCATGCCGACGGCGATGCCGGCGGAACCGTTGACCAGCAGGTTGGGGAATTTGGAGGGGAGGACCGACGGCTCCAGCAACTCGTCGTTGTAGTTGGGCGTCATGTTGACGGTTTCTTTGTCCAGGTCGGCCAGAAGCTCGTGGGTAAGCTGGCGCATGCGGATCTCGGTATACCGCATGGCTGCCGGCGAATCGCCGTCCACCGAACCGAAGTTCCCCTGGCCGTCCACCAGCGTGTAGCGCAGCGAAAAGTCCTGGGCCATGCGCACGATGGTGTCGTAGGCCGCCGTATCGCCGTGGGGGTGGTATTTGCCGATCACGTCGCCGACCACGCGGGCCGATTTCTTGTAGGGCTTGTTGTAGTCGTTGCCCATGTCGTACATGGCGTACAGGCAGCGCCGGTGCACCGGCTTGAGTCCGTCGCGCACGTCCGGCAGCGCGCGGCCGATGATGACCGACATGGCGTAATCCATGTAGGAGCGTTTCATTTCGTCTTCGATATTGACGGATATCTTGTTGTGCGGCGTGGTGGGAGCGTTAATCATCGATTCCTCTTTCAGTGGCTTCTGTTCCGGCGGTCCGGCGCTTTCCGCCGTGGGTGCCGCTTTTTCGACCAACGGCGAATCCTATCACATTATTCGCGATTTGTCTCTAGTTCATGATGCGGGGGGCGTGGGGGGATTTTTGCGGAGGGGAGGGATCAATACCGGTAGCGCAGTTCCATCTTGAACAGCTGGTTCGTCCGCTGCGCCCCGTCCACCAGGTTCAGGTTGCTGATCTTCTCGACCCCGTATTCCACCTGGGCGTCCACGTCGCCGTGGACCGGGACGGTCCAGAAGATGCGTCCGGCGTGCTTCGATTCCATGACTTGGCCGGGCACGCGATTGGTCCGCCCCCGTTCGGTGTAGAAATATTCCAGGGCCACGTTGTTGCGTACGCCGAACCAGTGGGAGTAGCGGCCGAAGAATTCCTGGGCGTTGGTGCCTTGCGAGTGGCCGGGGGTCATGTTGTGATAGACGTAGCCGGCCGGAAATTTCCAGTCGCCATACAGCATGACGCTGCCCAGGAAATATTCGAAGCGAAAATCGTCCCGGCCGGACGACGTGAGTGTGGGAATGAAGATGCCGGCCACATAGCTCTCGACGATCGGCCAGACTTTGCCGGCGTTGTCCTCGCCCGAATACTCGGCATAAAATTCGGTATTGCGCAATTGGGGAACCCGGAACCGGAGGTCGAAGCCGGCTATGGAATTGTTGTGGTTGGTATAACCCCCGCCGAAGATGTCATCAGTGAGGCTCGCCTTGCTGGTGAAGCCGGGACCTCCCTGCTGGCGGATGAAATTGATGCCGTATTCGAACCAGTCTCTCGGCTTGACCGCCAGCTTGAATCCTATGAAATAAGGTCGCCGCAAGGTATCGCCGCTTCCGGTCTGGTCGAAACGCGAAACGATCAGCGCATATTTCAGGTCACCCAGCCAGCGCTTGACCCAAGCCACATCCAGGGGTTCGGGGCTGGACAGCTTTATCTGGTCGAAATTCTGGGCATTGTTGGTGAGAACCGTGGACCCGCGATAACCTGGGCCGAACCAGTTTTCGTCGCGTCCGGCCAAAAGTTCCAGCCCGCCTCCGCCAAGCTTGATGTAGCCCCGGTTCAGGCGCAGCGTGATGTCATCCTGTGAAGCGAGGAGTGATGGCTCCAGCAGGCCGGTCACCTTGTCGCTGAGATACCCCTCGGCCGCCCAGCGCAGTTCACCGCTATTGCCTTTGGGGTGGATCACGCCGTTATTGTTTTCCAGGAGCGGGGTCCCCTCGGTGCCGGTGGTGTGCACGATGCTGGAAGACAATGGCCGCAGGTCGCCGCCGATGAAGCCGAAGGCCGATTGATGCCCGGGATCGAGGGAGTCGCGGTTGTAATCGCGCGGCAGGCCATCCAGGTAGACGTATCGTAATCGGATGGATGACACGGGATTATAGTCGATAAACGCCGGCTTTTTGCCGGGCCGTTCCCGCAGGGACACCTCACGGGGTAGCAGGTCCCTGACCCGGCTGATCAACTCTTGGGCAAATGTCGGGGCGGCCAGGTCCTGCGCGGCCAGGTTTTTCTCCGCCTCCACTACCAGCCGGGCCGCTTCGGCCTTGGAATATGGTCGCAGCCCGTGGACATCGGACCTGACAAGGCCCATTCCGGCCAGTTTGTCAAGATAGCTGTAGATTGGGCTGTCCAGGGGGACGTTGGCGGAGGAGAGAGCCCAGAGTTGCGTTACGTCGAACGCCAGCAAAATCAGAACGACAATTACAATTTTTTGCATGATATCCTGCTTTTTGGGGCCTTATTCATGATTATAAAGATACATGATCAACGCGCCCCTCGCCCGGCTATGACCACCCAAATTGTTTTGAAGAGCAGCTTGATATCAAGCCACAATGACCATTGCTCGATATAGCGGATATCAAGCCGAACCACCTCATCAAAATCCTGTATCTGATTTCGTCCGCTCACCTGCCACAAACCGGTAATGCCCGGTTTGATACAAATACGTTTGCGCTGCCAGTTTTCGTAGGTTGCGACCTCATCGGGCGTTGGCGGCCGGGTACCCACCAGGCTCATCTCACCCTTGAACACATTCCAGAACTGGGGTAGCTCATCAATGCTCGTCTTACGGATGAACCGACCCACTCTGGTTACCCGGGGGTCGTTCTCCATCTTGAACATGGCACCATGCATTTCGTTGCAGTCAAGCAACTCATTCTTGTGCTCTTCCGCGTCTACGGTCATCGATCGAAACTTCCAGCACCTGAAAGTGCGGCCATTTTTCCCCACTCGTTTCTGTCCAAAAAAGAGCGGACCCGGCGAATCGAGCCGAATAGCCAGTGCTATGAAAGGAAGCAGCACCCCCGTGATGAGCAGGCCAACAAGCGAACCGAAAATATCCAGGCACCGTTTAAGAAAGAGTTGGCTGGCGTCAAACGCCTTGCTGTAGTAGGTCAGCATGGGGATTTCGTTATGGAACATCGAGAGTTCTTTGATTGAGGTGGGGGCGTCATACAGGTCGATTACCATGCGCACGGTGATCCCCATCTCCTGCAGTGGCCCCAAATAGTCGTCCACTTCGTCAAGGTGTTCCCGCGGTAACGAAAATACAACCTCATCGACCTGATTCTGTTTGCAGATATCTATCAGGTCATTCACATTGCCGAGGTTCGTACAGCCTTGCACATCTTTATCGTCAGCCTCACCGCAAAAGCGCACCACGCCTGAAATAACCAACCCCCATGCAGCGTGCCGGCGGCAGAGACTAATAAATCTGAAGACTTTATCGCCAGACCCGACGATCAAAATGTGCCTGACGTTGTATCCTTTACGCCGGAGGTAATGGAGCAATAGCTTAATACTGCCCTTGACCGTAACGATTAACACCAGCGAGATGATGGCGAAGCTCCCCAGCAAAAGTCTACTGAAGCCCTTGGGGTCGATGAGGTAGATACATGATGCGGTAATGACGACGCCGATGATGTGAACTTTGACGAGGCTGCCAAACGTTTTTGAGAGTGCTTTGGTGCGCATGGAGGCGTAAAGGCCGGAATGGGCCAGCAGAAAGAGCCAAACGGGCACAATAACCATAAGTACCCAGCTGTATTTATGGAAGTTGCCGAGGCGGCCATCAAATTGCTGGATGAGATTATATGCCAGCACGAATGCCGTTATAATTGCCGCGGTATCAGCTACCGCCGCAAGTTTTGTAAATAATTGTGCTTGTTGTTTGAGCATCCAGTGGTTTCGCTTTGTGTATAAGGAGAGAAAATATTACTATTTTAACAGTATAGCATGAACCCTCTGGAAGGCAAGGAAAGCAAAAGGTTAGCCAAGCCCCGGAGCGTTCACCGGCCATCGCTGCAGAAAATGCAATTCTTAGGCAAACGGTTTGATGCCGGTCAGAGTCCCGTGATCAATCATGCCCAAATAATTCCGGCACGGAAAACTGGTTGACATAGGAGGTATAAATGCCCCGCCCCCCCTGTTCTTGTACCTTTTTAGCAATAAAAGGATCATTTATCGGATGTGTAAATACGGAAATTTTCTCAGAAAACTTTCCCTCATGATTAAAAAAACGTTGCGTTGTGAGTGTTACGGCGCGAACGTCGTATGTTTTTGCTGCATCAAAAATCTGGCGATTGGTTAACGCACTGCGATAGGAAGTGAATATCTCGCCGGCAAAAAAATTGCCCTTCCGAATATCAGGTAGTTGCTCGAAGTCGTATACTTGGGGGATGAATGACTTGCCTAAGCTTGGGTCGCCGATTTCG is a window of Geobacter sp. FeAm09 DNA encoding:
- a CDS encoding capsule assembly Wzi family protein, producing MQKIVIVVLILLAFDVTQLWALSSANVPLDSPIYSYLDKLAGMGLVRSDVHGLRPYSKAEAARLVVEAEKNLAAQDLAAPTFAQELISRVRDLLPREVSLRERPGKKPAFIDYNPVSSIRLRYVYLDGLPRDYNRDSLDPGHQSAFGFIGGDLRPLSSSIVHTTGTEGTPLLENNNGVIHPKGNSGELRWAAEGYLSDKVTGLLEPSLLASQDDITLRLNRGYIKLGGGGLELLAGRDENWFGPGYRGSTVLTNNAQNFDQIKLSSPEPLDVAWVKRWLGDLKYALIVSRFDQTGSGDTLRRPYFIGFKLAVKPRDWFEYGINFIRQQGGPGFTSKASLTDDIFGGGYTNHNNSIAGFDLRFRVPQLRNTEFYAEYSGEDNAGKVWPIVESYVAGIFIPTLTSSGRDDFRFEYFLGSVMLYGDWKFPAGYVYHNMTPGHSQGTNAQEFFGRYSHWFGVRNNVALEYFYTERGRTNRVPGQVMESKHAGRIFWTVPVHGDVDAQVEYGVEKISNLNLVDGAQRTNQLFKMELRYRY
- a CDS encoding sugar transferase — its product is MLKQQAQLFTKLAAVADTAAIITAFVLAYNLIQQFDGRLGNFHKYSWVLMVIVPVWLFLLAHSGLYASMRTKALSKTFGSLVKVHIIGVVITASCIYLIDPKGFSRLLLGSFAIISLVLIVTVKGSIKLLLHYLRRKGYNVRHILIVGSGDKVFRFISLCRRHAAWGLVISGVVRFCGEADDKDVQGCTNLGNVNDLIDICKQNQVDEVVFSLPREHLDEVDDYLGPLQEMGITVRMVIDLYDAPTSIKELSMFHNEIPMLTYYSKAFDASQLFLKRCLDIFGSLVGLLITGVLLPFIALAIRLDSPGPLFFGQKRVGKNGRTFRCWKFRSMTVDAEEHKNELLDCNEMHGAMFKMENDPRVTRVGRFIRKTSIDELPQFWNVFKGEMSLVGTRPPTPDEVATYENWQRKRICIKPGITGLWQVSGRNQIQDFDEVVRLDIRYIEQWSLWLDIKLLFKTIWVVIAGRGAR